AGTGATTTACCCCCATTGGGTGTAGAACTGTAGATGCACCAATCCCTTTCAACTCAATGGACCAAAAAACCTTGAAACTAAGCAATTAAGTCAACACTAAAATGCTCTTATTtaattgataaataacttgCACAGTGTGACAGTCACACAGAAACAGTTTTGTTTCATGAAAAAAGAATTATATGAACTCAAACCCAATGATCTATAGGAGGTGCACAAAAGCAACTTTGTTTTTGCTATTTAGTTTTTTAGTCACTGAACTTTCTCTGGTAGCTTTTTCATGGCTGAAGAAAACTAATAATATTGAGATCATGATTCTTAGCACCTAGCTAGTGCCAGTCTTTGATACACCAATTGTCATTCACTGTCCATATATGTAGAAAGAGACAAGGATAAAATATTATTGTGTCAGATAAGTGTAATAATTTGGTTACAATATATGCATGATTGACACACTAGTAACCAGTGTTCTCTATTTGATGTCTCATTCTCTGTCCTACGTCAATAGACCGCTCTTTTAAGTTTATAAGAGTCGTGCTAATGTCTATTTGACATAATTTTATTGATAGGACAAAGAAGGAAACAACAAATGGGGACAAAGGAATCGACTTTGGTACATCGTTGACAGGTACCTCAGGATCTCACTTAGAATATGTCTCATTCATCAAATACTCAGATCCAGAGCATTACTGGCGCGTTTTTTCCTTTGCTCCGTAGAAAAATCTGGTGTTTCTTTCAGCCTTCTGCTAAGATAAGAGGAGGTAGAGGATTGAGAAAACAAAGAGAGTGATAGGTTGCTATCAACTTTATGGTCCTCTATGCTTTCTTGGTTCCTTGAACTTAATTTAAGTGACAGATCTAAGTCAAGATCAATATCCGAAACCTTCCTTTTCAGGGTCTTTTCCACTGAATTTGCAGGCTTAGTAATAGGCATGAGCTCTTGTGCACTTGGCTTCACTTGGGGTGATGGATGGAGATCAATCTGACTCAAGCTTACTTGTGATCCATAGCTACCAAATGAGAGAAATTTATCTTGTAGTTCATGAACTTTAGTTGTTGATGGTTCACTGAAGTTGGAAGGATGCACTTGAAAAAGAGTACTATTAGTCCAATTGATGTTACTATTTATCCCATGGATACTCTCAATCATTCTTCCATGAAATTCAGCCATGGATTTATCTGCTGAACCTCGACCCATGAAAGGCCTATGTAGCATGTTCTCATACATGGCAAAAGAAGCATCCCCATATCCACACCTGTATAAATAAGAAAGAATAAATTCAATTGTGAAACTGAAAATGTTCAAGTATATGAATGACTTTCATAACAACCCATTACAGACATCCGTTTATCTTTTTTCTCGAAGGAAGTGTAACATTTGCTTGCACTTGTGCGAACAACAGATATCCAAAGATCAAATTGATGTATACCTATATGATGAACTTTGGCTTGGATTATAGCCTTGAAGCATGGGAAGTTGGCTAAGATTATAAACATTTCTGTCTCCACTTTCTACAAAAAAGCCTATGATCAGCCATTACTGTCATACATATAAACACAAATGTTCATTGTTCATCAAGAACCCATGAGCACAAACCCTAATCCCTAAATATTGATggtaagctttttttttttttttctaacaaaCTCTTCATATATTGATATCATAATTTCATTGATGGTAAGCTTATGAAACAAAGAAAACCTTGTTGTACCTTGACTAGTATCAGAAATCTTCTTGCTCCTGTACatctgaaaaggaaaaaaaaatggggAAAAAGAACTTAACCAAACTGATAAAGAAATTAGACAAACTTACTTgctaaaacaaaagaaaagaaaatacaaatTTAGTTTGCAACTGTCCATATGATTTACCTGTAAATGACTCTTGACATGAGCAATGCTTAAACCCTTGATATTCATCAACTGAAGAACCAACTTTGGTGTTGCTCCTACACCCAAGAAAACAATttaatcaataaataaatatagcAAAAATTTCAAGGAAGGATATATCATTAATGTTCCCCatataaaattgaaatttagAAAAGCACAAACAAAatatgtgcatgtttggaaactcatTTGAATACTACACTTAAATTGAAATCAGCGTGTGAAACTCACTCTCTTGTCCTCCAAGTCTTTGAACGGCATGGAGAAAGCGAAGATGAAGATCAGGGGTCCAACGTAGCCTCGGCAACTTGGATCTAACATAAGGCCTCACTGATCCCTTCTTGTCATTCTCTTCCACAGTGCTGTTGCTTGAGCTCCCTCCATTGTTGTTGGTGTTTTGCttactttcatcttcttcactcaTTTCACAACCATCTTCCTTAGAAGGGCTTGTCTTGGAACATTCAGAATCAtctctttcttccaccctcAAATCCATATCTACCTTCTTCCACTTTAATTTGGAGCTTCTACACTTGCCTTTGAAGACCAGAATTTGAAGAAAGACAAAAAAAACTGTGTAC
This is a stretch of genomic DNA from Lotus japonicus ecotype B-129 chromosome 1, LjGifu_v1.2. It encodes these proteins:
- the LOC130727975 gene encoding myb family transcription factor MPH1 → MDLRVEERDDSECSKTSPSKEDGCEMSEEDESKQNTNNNGGSSSNSTVEENDKKGSVRPYVRSKLPRLRWTPDLHLRFLHAVQRLGGQERATPKLVLQLMNIKGLSIAHVKSHLQMYRSKKISDTSQESGDRNVYNLSQLPMLQGYNPSQSSSYRCGYGDASFAMYENMLHRPFMGRGSADKSMAEFHGRMIESIHGINSNINWTNSTLFQVHPSNFSEPSTTKVHELQDKFLSFGSYGSQVSLSQIDLHPSPQVKPSAQELMPITKPANSVEKTLKRKVSDIDLDLDLSLKLSSRNQESIEDHKVDSNLSLSLFSQSSTSSYLSRRLKETPDFSTEQRKKRASNALDLSI